Proteins from one Triticum aestivum cultivar Chinese Spring chromosome 7A, IWGSC CS RefSeq v2.1, whole genome shotgun sequence genomic window:
- the LOC123149041 gene encoding uncharacterized protein: MVDYRRMGIMEQHYSRNATSTTSFLHQLRGLWKSPRGTVLRVEALALAAIAFSFLLVALGACRRWSKRWIIQKGFLAANVLSISLGTYSIGLMQSSSVKSEMYPVWAVSLLTLFGCVDPVTSYNGLDYKGPLSKMIFQLCLYCGYVLLMSISTISSDVGNIAIGVLSAVNFFKGFHRSLALVLPRRMRKMIRHLKSDAETNAISDLDDYDYAIVSDLVVDFPLDMDDPKQSFYSILVRDGVLRNNISSSCEDMVKLRINVGDCHDVCTAFALSHLLQRHFIGLSDASERKNDISYQIASDFNRAFKVIEVELAFLYDIFFTGNAFLHYYQAKTASFWAFASFIGICFVGVAAAIPGTMTSRHSASLGPGAGTITTADLTVTLVILVSLALLQLLQLIRCWTSNWARVAFACGHARNMQKGTRQPLWWMRLKGFLVTRINWFDKYLWQDELGQHSVIEASSRKEGKLLFSRSGRLYVKCARFLRMVGLQYVGEVVWELVGSDSSTGPAVRLHPDVKGSIAELLGRVHNDTIGESWSSLFVANGVDEWHLPHWHFDNPAGAEQLSYCCLYTRSVMMWHVATCYCELAEQAKQKEHTGAEEKSRRVALALSKYCAHLLVSAPELLPGTLQKRKETYDGVESEARKVLQGAKDKLEAMQSEPHIDLDSPSSIFWDGVRLAKQLFCGDIGDPWKLLEVFWVQALLYAAPYGDVEVHMQHLSQGGELITHLWALLYHAHIYGWKTVERWGGKPMKLETEEVEENPKDGGQFKGDLNTCSKADDNPRGSIPLQSATGIEENSMDMDSEVEIEDDISSCSKDDNPNRISVPVQADIRWM; this comes from the exons ATG GTGGATTACCGCCGCATGGGAATTATGGAGCAGCACTACTCGCGGAATGCAACATCAACAACATCCTTCCTGCATCAGCTGAGAGGTCTGTGGAAGAGCCCAAGGGGGACGGTACTTCGTGTAGAGGCTTTGGCACTGGCGGCTATTGCCTTCTCTTTCTTGCTTGTTGCATTGGGAGCCTGCCGCCGTTGGTCTAAGCGCTGGATCATCCAAAAAGGCTTCTTGGCTGCAAATGTGTTATCTATATCCCTTGGGACATACAGTATTGGTCTAATGCAATCCTCTTCGGTGAAGAGCGAGATGTATCCCGTATGGGCCGTGTCCTTGCTCACCCTCTTCGGCTGCGTCGACCCAGTTACTTCCTACAACGGTCTTGACTACAAGGGCCCACTCTCAAAGATGATATTTCAGCTCTGCCTATATTGTGGATATGTCCTGCTGATGAGTATCTCAACCATCTCCAGTGATGTTGGTAACATAGCCATCGGTGTGCTGTCTGCTGTCAACTTTTTCAAGGGCTTTCATAGGTCGTTGGCGCTTGTGCTGCCAAGAAGAATGCGAAAAATGATAAGGCACCTTAAATCTGATGCCGAAACAAATGCTATATCAGATCTTGATGATTATGACTATGCAATAGTATCAGACTTGGTAGTTGATTTCCCCCTAGACATGGATGACCCAAAGCAGAGCTTTTATTCAATATTAGTGCGTGATGGAGTTTTGAGGAATAATATCAGTTCGAGCTGCGAAGACATGGTTAAGCTACGGATAAATGTCGGTGACTGTCATGATGTGTGCACTGCCTTCGCTCTGTCTCATTTGTTGCAACGGCATTTCATTGGATTGAGTGACGCTTCGGAAAGGAAGAACGATATTTCATATCAGATTGCTTCAGACTTCAATCGAGCCTTTAAGGTGATTGAGGTTGAGCTGGCTTTTCTATACGATATCTTCTTCACAGGTAATGCATTCCTTCACTACTATCAAGCAAAGACTGCTAGTTTCTGGGCATTCGCTTCATTCATCGGAATATGTTTTGTTGGGGTGGCGGCTGCCATCCCTGGGACGATGACTAGCCGCCATAGTGCTTCTCTTGGTCCTGGTGCTGGCACCATCACGACAGCAGATCTCACCGTTACTCTTGTCATATTGGTGTCCCTGGCTCTGCTGCAATTGTTGCAACTAATCCGGTGCTGGACATCAAATTGGGCGAGAGTTGCATTTGCCTGTGGGCACGCCAGGAACATGCAGAAAGGAACCAGACAGCCGCTATGGTGGATGAGATTGAAAGGGTTTCTAGTCACCAGGATTAATTGGTTTGACAAATACCTGTGGCAAGATGAGCTCGGCCAGCATTCAGTAATTGAAGCGAGCAGCAGGAAAGAAGGCAAGCTGTTATTCAGCCGGAGTGGCCGTCTTTATGTGAAGTGTGCTCGCTTTCTTCGGATGGTTGGATTGCAGTACGTTGGAGAGGTGGTCTGGGAACTGGTGGGCAGCGACAGTAGCACAGGGCCTGCTGTTAGGTTGCACCCCGATGTGAAGGGCTCCATTGCCGAGCTCCTTGGTCGGGTTCATAATGATACAATAGGGGAGAGTTGGTCGTCCTTGTTTGTTGCTAATGGAGTAGATGAATGGCACCTTCCCCATTGGCATTTCGACAATCCTGCAGGTGCAGAACAGCTCTCATATTGCTGTTTGTACACACGTTCTGTTATGATGTGGCATGTTGCGACATGCTACTGCGAACTAGCAGAGCAGGCGAAGCAGAAGGAGCACACAGGAGCAGAAGAAAAGAGTCGGCGCGTGGCCCTGGCTCTGTCCAAGTATTGCGCCCACTTGCTGGTGTCAGCGCCAGAGTTGCTACCTGGCACgcttcagaaaaggaaagaaacgTATGATGGTGTTGAGTCGGAAGCAAGGAAAGTTCTTCAAGGGGCCAAAGACAAGCTTGAGGCAATGCAAAGCGAACCCCATATCGATCTCGACAGCCCTAGCAGCATCTTCTGGGACGGTGTGCGTCTTGCAAAGCAACTTTTTTGTGGGGACATTGGGGATCCCTGGAAGCTGCTGGAAGTTTTCTGGGTCCAGGCGTTGCTCTACGCCGCGCCGTATGGCGACGTGGAGGTGCATATGCAGCATCTCTCGCAGGGTGGCGAGCTCATCACCCATCTCTGGGCATTGTTGTACCACGCCCACATCTACGGCTGGAAAACTGTAGAGAGATGGGGAGGGAAGccgatgaagttggagaccgaggaGGTAGAAGAGAATCCCAAGGATGGTGGACAGTTCAAGGGTGACCTTAACAcctgttcaaaagcagatgataatCCGAGGGGTTCAATTCCTCTTCAAAGTGCCACCGGCATAGAAGAGAACTCCATGGACATGGATTCCGAGGTTGAGATCGAGGATGACATCAGTTCCTGTTCAAAAGATGATAATCCGAATAGGATTTCAGTTCCTGTGCAAGCTGACATCCGATGGATGTAG